TCACAAGGGATTGTCGGCCTTCGTCGTTCCGCGGGAGACGCCCGGAGTCTCCTCGGGGAAGAAGGAGGACAAGATGGGGCAGCGCGCTTCCGAGACGTCCGATGTCCTCTTCGAGGATGTCCGCGTTCCCGAAGCCAACCGGCTCGGGGCCGAGGGGGAGGGGTTCAAGATCGCCATGCGCACGGTCGACTACGCGCGCGCGGGGGTGGCCGCGATGGCGGTGGGCGTCGCCCGGGCGGCGTATGAGCACGCGGCGGAGTACGGGCGCCAGCGGGTCCAGTTCGGTCAGCCGATCGCGATGAACCAGGCGATCTATTTCCTGTTGGCGGACATGGCGACCGACATCGAGGCGGCCCGGCTGCTGACGTGGAAAGCGGCGTGGCTCGCGGACCAGGGGAAGCGGAACACGAAGGAGTCGTCCTTCGCCAAGGCGTTCGCGGCCGACCTCGCGATGCGCGCCGCCACCGACGCGGTCCAGATCTTCGGCGGGTACGGCTACATGAAGGATTACCCCGTGGAGAAACTGATGCGGGACGCGAAGCTCCTGCAGATCTTCGAGGGGACCAGCCAGATCCAGCGGATGGTCATCGCGAAGGAAACCTTGATGCGCTGACGGTCTCTACCCATCGCGGCGCGCGAGGGCGAGCAACCCCTCCGCCGCTTCCCCGAGTTCCCGCCGCCCCGGCAGGCGCGCGAGGAACCGCTCCGGGATCCCCGACTCCCCGATGTACGCGCCGCTCAGCGCGCCCGCCATCGCGGCGACGGCACGCGCATCCCCTCCGTGGCGGACCGCGGACACGACCGCCTCGGCGAAATCTCCCGGCGAACGAAGGAAGCATCCGAGGGCGAAGGGGATCCCCTCGTGCGCCGCCGTTCCGTTCCCGAGCGTCTCCTGCATCTCCTGGACGGGGGCGCGCCGCAGGAGGAGGGCGGGAAGTTCCGCCCCCAGCTTCCTTCCCACGGTCGTGGTGGATCT
This genomic stretch from Deltaproteobacteria bacterium harbors:
- a CDS encoding acyl-CoA dehydrogenase family protein, translating into MGFDPTPEQEALREMVHKFAANEIRPRAAEWDRDGVFPMELFRKAFDLGLMTGFIPESYGGQGLTMLDTCILEEEISWGCSGVATSMNANALALGPILLAGTGEQKRAFVQPFSTEFRFASFCLTEPGAGSDAGGIATTARRDGDGYVLNGRKCFITNGAHASQYTVFASTDRSRGHKGLSAFVVPRETPGVSSGKKEDKMGQRASETSDVLFEDVRVPEANRLGAEGEGFKIAMRTVDYARAGVAAMAVGVARAAYEHAAEYGRQRVQFGQPIAMNQAIYFLLADMATDIEAARLLTWKAAWLADQGKRNTKESSFAKAFAADLAMRAATDAVQIFGGYGYMKDYPVEKLMRDAKLLQIFEGTSQIQRMVIAKETLMR